ATTGGGGCTCATAAAGAGTCTGTTCAAAAGGCCCAAAACAGGACTCAAAAGTATATAGTAGCCTATTGTTCAGATATAAGACATTTCAAATGGGAGTTCTGGGCCTGTATTTACactgtctcagagtaggagtgctgatctaggatcaggccctCTTATTCACGATTTAAAAACccagactgatcctagatcagaactcctactctgtgatgctttgtgaatacgggTCCTGGTTTGTTGTGGCCTGCTTCATGTCCTTGTGGTGCTCATTTGACCTTTACGGTTAGTGTTGTTTGGTGGTCAGTAGTCAATTGTATTTTGGGATGTGTTGCTGTGATGTTCGGGTTAGTGGTGGTGTTTTTTACAACACTGTTGGGTGCGTTCAGGTTCAGTGAGTGGTGTTGGGCGTTAATAGTCATGAAATTCAGCCCATTAttgtaggatatactgtattcttCTGTTAAGCCCTACGTTAAGTGCTATAGTATTTCTGTTATGCGCAGGAAGGGTGGAGACTTACCAGAGGGCGTTACGGCAGGGAATGGATCCCTGATGTTCAATAGGCCCCTTGGTTTGACAGACGCTGGTATCTACCAATGTGTGGCCTATAACGTTGTGGGGACCGGGAAAGCAGAGGTGGAGATCACTGTGACAGGTATGTTGTGTTGTTACTCTGAGTCATATAAAACAAatcacttatttttttatttttttaacagtaGTCCAGGatgtatgtttttttgttgttgctgtaggCCTCCATGTTTCTTTCCTAAAAAAATAACTCTATTATATTAATGGTGCCAGTTAAGCATTTGGATTACATGTTCACTCCTGTATTCAATATGATGTGTATGTTGATTATGTTTGTGAatatgacatcacttcctgttgtCCCTTTCCCACAGAGTTTCCTCAGAAGCCGGTGTTTTTCAACAGTCTCCTGATGATCATAGTTGGCGGGGTGGCTGGAGGACTGCTACTCATCATGGTCATCATAGTAATCTCAGTGACCCGTCACCACAAACGCAAAAACAAGAAACTGGAGAGAGAATTGACTGTGAAGAAGTATGTTTTCAAACCTCACAGTAACTCCCTTGAAATTGTTCTAGAATCTAAATGACAAATGTTACGCTGAAAACAGTAAATGCTTTTTGAATTAAGAATATTTTAacaatgtttttctctctctttctctcattctctctctctcagggaggaGATCAGTACACTCTCCAGGCAGGCCTCTTTCAGGAGAGTCAACTCAGTCAGTACGGATGCTAGAGGACAGGTATATAATATTACCATGTCTTACAATCTGCGGTCTCTTCTCAACAGTCTAGGCATGCAGTCATTTTGTAAATAAATACGTGCAATTCCATGAGCATTATCTATTTGCCTCGAGCTAATATggtcatctctccctccctttctcctcccctccctctctcatcccttgtTCTTTCAGATGGAGGAGAATATCCCTCTCAGAGTGGAGGGGACACTGCGGACCAGTCTGTCCTCTTTAGGGGTCAGTCTTAATTTCACTCTTTCTCTGCATGCGGGGGAGCCTTTAGATTTAACCTTCATATTCATGGCTTCTGAGTTCTGGGTGGCATATGCACATCTTATTTTAGTGTTTAATTAACATTTATGTAGTTAAATGAAATGTAAGGAGCTTATTTTCTCAAAGTAACAtttatatttgaaaataaaagtaGTGCATCTCACATACCCTATATGAATTATACTTCATACTAATTTAACTGTTACGTTATTAAGACTTCGTGCTTTCTCTCCATCTTCTGTTCTGGAACTCCCGCTTCGGGAAGCCATTTTAAATCAGACTTTTCAGTGCAAAATGTGTGATGTGTTTAaagctctctctttttctctctccatctctctttccttcacacCCAGGATCCAGGGCGCATCAGGGACAGTCGCTCTACTCTGGTAGGGGGAGGTGGACTAGACTACCTGGGTCGACCTGTTCTGAACAACTCTTCACGAcgagggagggagaacagagccatggacagagaggaggaaaacAGACTTAGGGTGGAGTCATACGTACGGAATAGCACTATGTCTTtggtaagtgtgtgtgagaggcatGAGGAATCAAGAATTGCATACTCACTTTCTTGTAAATTGCTATGAAAATTAGAACCTTTTAAACGCATAGGTTTAGTATAGGTTGCTAATAGTGATACTCAAATTAGCCCTAGTTATTTATTTCCTCTCTCTAACCACATGGTTACCCCTTGTCTCTGTTTGACTCACAGGGAACCCGTCTCCACCTGCCAATCCAACCCTCTCCCTTCCCAATGGAACAGTCCACCAAGCTGCTGAGGTCCCTGAACGGCAGCGTCATCATCCCAACAGAGGGGGGTTTACATGCACGGAACTCCCCTCTCAGCTGCAGCTACCCTCCTGTCACAGACGACGAACAGGAGGAGGGTGAAAGTGTGGAAGGAGAGCGGGGGACAAGCTCCAGGATGAGTCGTTTAGATCAGGGGAGGTCAGAGGACCAGGACAACAGTTCTCAGATCTCAGACGCGGAACGTGGACACAACCATCACTTCCAGCAGAACAACGGAACGCTGAGACCCAAACCCCGGCCCAACGGCATCACATCCCCACACGCCTCCCTCATCCATAAGGCCCAGATTGTATAGATGGGTCCGGGCAAGAGCTGGTGACGCACTATACGACAAGGATTGGTCGTGACTTTGGGATAGGCGCTCGCCGGTGTGGTGGCATACCCCGGTGGCAGCCAGTTTACCTCCTTTTCACTTCTAGAACATCCCTTGCCTTCGCCTCGAGCTCTCAGACATTTTTGATCAACAGGTAAAGGTTCTTATTGGTGAACAGATAACGCTTCTGATTGGTGTAGAGATACAAATAAGTAACACATACGTTTCACAGGAGAGGAGCTGGACAAATGAAAAGCTTATGAATGTCAGGTTGCACATAGACCGAAGTAGTCATAATATTTTACTGTATATAATATCACAGCAATAACGATCACTACAGGAAGCATCAAGAGGACTTTTACATGATTTTGTACCCTAAAAAgacttatttttttacatttatttttattaagaCTTGATGACAGGACACTGTAACCGAGAAACAAGATTTGAATATCATCAAATGCAGTGACTCCTAACTGAACTCAGCGAAGAGGCATTCAGCAGAAGCACCAATAGCGCTTGCCCGTTCGAAAGAATCCATGTGTAGGTGAACTTTCACCCTCCTTTCCTCTGGATGAGGGGATACAACACATGTTCACCCTAAAATTGAGTCCATCTTTCTAACTTTAAGTGTGGCAGGGGTTTATTTAGATATACTCCTCCTTGCCATGAACCTCGATgtgcacaaacaacaacactttgaAATCGCTATAGTCTTTGATGCCAAAAGCCAATGAGACTGCATTTTAgctgtggaaaaagtacccaattgtcaaacttgagtaaaGTAAAGATTACTCAAGTGaaattcacccagtaaaatactatttgagtaagagtattttggttttaaatatacttaagtacattttagcaattccatttatttttttatacttaagtatcaaaaataaaagtaTTACTCATTTCAaatttcttatattaagcaaacctgaCACGAtttgcttgtttaaaaaaaaatgtactgatagacaggggcacacgccaacactcagatataatttacaaacaaatattttttagtGAGTTttccagatcaaaggcagtagcgataaccagggatgttcccttgataagtgtgtgaattggaccattttcctgtctggcTAAATGTTCAAAATGTgaagagtacttttgggtgtcagggaaattgtatggagtaaaaagtacattattttcttacggaatgtagtgaagtaaaagtagtcaaatataaatagtaaactacagatacccaaaaaactacttaagtagtactttaaagtattttttacttaagtagtttacACCACTGCATTTTAGACAAGAGGTTAAAATAGCTTTGATATGAAATGTTTTACACAACAGTGAGATCCTATGTGAAAGTCTACTAAAACTGAGGATGTAAAAGCATTGTTCTATTTTCTTACACCAGACATTTAGACAATCAAACTGTTATATGCCTATGTTTGTATACATACAGTTAAAAGAGCCTTTGCTTTGTAGGCCAATATGAAGTATTATTATGTCTGATTCTACTGTATTATAATTCATTGTgcatccgaaatggcaccctatcccctacatagcccctggtcaaaataagtgcaccaTATCGGCATAGGATGCCATTTCAGCCGCAGACATGCTATCGACCTACATCTCTATAAGTGGGTTTTTTTCACGCCGTATTCCAGTAAATGGCTTATTGTAGTTCCCtggtttgtactgtatgtatgggatTCATGTGTGGAACTTTGTTGTTTTAATGCACATGTACTTCTTTAGGAGAGTAGCAATATCGTTATGTTTTCTATATCAATTGTTCCGTTGTATAATACTGATCTTTCTGAGTGAACGTAATACCTACATAGAATGTAAGAGGTTGGAAGTATATACACCGCCCCCTGGTGTGCACCAGTGGATAGTGCAAGAGGAAGAAAGTTCAGGGATCTTGCTGTAAGGTCTGCAGACTGAGTTTTACCTGGCGAGGTCACGTGGTCATGTGAAAACCCCTGACCCAACCACGTGCTCCATTAGCCACAACTGGGGCCTGTTCAGAAGGATGTTGATATAGAACGTTCAGATTCAGAAATGTATCATGTCGAACAGACATGATTGGTAGAATAAGGAATTGTCagctctattcattctatttctatctgcaacaacTGTTTCACATCACTAAAACCATCCCTGCATATCTTCTAAACATGGAGATGTGTTCATTCAGGGAGGGTGTATGTCTGCTCAATGTATTATTGTGAAATAAACTTCTTGAGGGTTTGAGTCGTGGTTGAGTAGTGACTGGGTGATAGgccctattattattattggtttgGAGTGACTATCATTAAGCCTTATATCTGACATTTCTCAACATAATTTCAAAACCTGTGTGGTacactgccctaccaagcaaaaagacagtaactgctcatttggtcGAAAATTAGTTAGTAatttttgctacattaaatacatgcttaatgacgtggacaagtatcctgcctctattgtaatgtgttttggagaaaatgggggtcatgTTAGCTGCTTCTGTTCTCTATCATATAGAAAGGTTTAATGGTAGTATACCGATTTAAAAAGTAAACATGCATGATTGTAGTATGACAGGAACATATTACAACTTTAATCACAATTCCAAAATAACAATGAATGTCAAAGCATTGTCAGAAGTTACAAGTTGTGCCTTTAACCTGCGTCCTCCCAGGGGCTTCGTTTAGGAAGGGGTATTAGATTCCCTCCAATATTAGAAAGATAAATTGTTTCAAGTCAAACAAACCAATTCCGCAGCCTCCTCTCAACAACCCTGAACCATATGGCTTCTGAAATGTATGATATCCTTATATTTTTTGCCACATTTCCCACAGGCGTGGAGTTCGGTCACAGAGTGAAATTTTGCTACATGGGTTTTAAGGTAGGACGCCAGAGCAAAGGTTTTACCGCAGTAATCACAGGCGAACGGCTTCTCTCCGGTGTGCAAGGCCAAATGGACTTTTAACGATTCGTGTTTATAGAAACCCTTGCCACATTCATCACAGGTATAAGGGGGTTCTTcggtgtgtgtgcgttcgtgtctCTTGCGCTCACGTTCACCTTTGAAGCCTTTCCCACAGTAGCTGCACGCTAACGGCTTGCTGGTCAGGTGCGAGGCTTGATGCATCTTTAGGTACCTTGACCGAATGAAGGTCATTGGGCATTTGCCGCAAGCATACGGCTTGGAGTCCGTGTGAGTCTTCTTATGGTCGCTAAGCGTATACTTGGTTTTGAAACACATCCGACACTGAGAGCACTGGAATGCTCTCTCTTCTGAATGAACACTTGTGTGAATTTTCAAATTTTCTTTTTTTCCGAAGCACTTCCCACATGTTGGACATTGGAACGGCTTCTCTCCCCTATGGACTGATGCTTGGTGCTGTTTGAGTTCGGAAGGAGACTTGAAACCTTTTCCACACAATTCGCAACGGTGAGCTCCTCCTCCGCTGTGAGTTAGCTGGTGATTCTTGAGGTATTTCAGCTTTACGAAGGTTTTTGGACATTTGTCACAAGCATATGAGTTTGAATTTGAATTGTGCAATATTGTATGTTCCTTGAGGCCATTTTTACTTTTAAAACACTTCTGACACACGAGGCATCGGAACGGTTTCTCTGTTGAATGAACGCTTGCATGTTTGTCCAAATAACTCTTTGTTGCAAAGCACTTCCCACATGTTGGGCATTCAAGCGGCTTCTCTCTCCTGTGGACCACCAATTGGTGATTTCTGAGCTTCCAAGCAGTCGGGAAACATTTCCCACATAATTCACAACAataaggtctctctcctgtgtgagtccgtTGATGCTGTTTAAAATTACATAATTTCTTAAAAACCTTACCGCAGTCCGGACAGAGGTACTCTTTCCGGGTGTTGGTAGTCTTATTTTGTTTCCTGTTTGGCCTTGGCTTTCTGTTGTGAAGAGATTCGTCACTCGAGGTTTGTCCTGCATTAGCATTCTCCTCCTCCCATTGGTCATCATCTGCGTTCTCCTTACTTCCGTCTGATTGTGCCACCATGGGTGCTTCTGTTCTTTTCTTTTCCCTCCTGGGTATAGTGGATAGCACAGAATCCCCACTGAGACTTTGTGCATCTGTACTTAGGGCCTGAATGTCTGTAGGCCTGctttctgcctctctgtctgttggCCTACTTGCTTCTTGTTTGGCTGTATTTGGCCCCTGTTTGTTAGACTTAGTGAGTGAGGAAGGTAATTTTGCCAGAGATATAAAGCATTGTTTCATCTCTATGGTTTTAACTCTGATCGTGGTCtccttgcaatttgtagtcttGTCAGCCTCATCAATGGGAGTTGGCACTTCAACCTGGGAGAAAAAAAATGGATTGGATctccaacatacacacacacacagtcacagagcagCACCCCTGGTTCAGGTTAtggagttaagtgccttgctcaatggtaCAATGGCAGTACATGTCAGTCCAGGTATTCAAGGATAATAACAGTAAAGGGCTCATGCCCACTGATAACGTCAGCCCCCTGGACTGCATAATTCATGCAAATGATGGGGGTCAccttggggtcatgataggggctgcaccaaatgattgatgtattataataattgattatgcttatgttgtattcATAGAAGGGAAAGGGCTATAAGACCTTCCCCACTACATGTATAGGTTTCTGGACCACAGATTAGCAATATATGCATTATAAGATTATTTTCTAGTCTCTGCCTCTTATAAGAAACGTTATGAGCAGATGTGAGAGCCATTGCGGTCAAAACAGGGTGTCTGTGATAAAGCGCCTCAAGGCTAAAAGAGATACATAGACACAGACCCCTGCAGGGGAGTAAATAGATAAGAGACAAGTTAGACATACCACTGTAAGCCACACGGGAATGGAAAATTACTGCTGAGCCCTTAGAAAACACTGGACTATTGTTTTCTCCTGCAAGTTTGTATAACTGTATACGCATGGGCTTGGTGTCATGAGTAGAAGGTGTTGACGTAGGCAGTTACATCACTAGGGGTTGACTGCAAGCATATTAAAGCAACTTTGACCTGTTTTATTTTGCAGAACTTACTCTGAAACATACGTGCTGTGTTTCCGttaacttctgtctgcaattgcattaaaaGGTTTGATTGATTTACTGATTTCGCCAATAAGCCAAAGATTGACAAAGAACCTACACAAACGTGTTAAATATAACATACCTCCAAATCCTCTGCAAACTCCGGTGAATATGGTAATCCCGTCCATTCCTGCTCTTCCAATGTCTGTGGGGTTCTTCCCACTGTCTTTTCAGGTATCTCCTTACCGTCAGTCATCTCCAATAGCTTAACTT
This Oncorhynchus clarkii lewisi isolate Uvic-CL-2024 chromosome 21, UVic_Ocla_1.0, whole genome shotgun sequence DNA region includes the following protein-coding sequences:
- the LOC139378957 gene encoding nectin-4-like isoform X1; its protein translation is MTSLLGGLTPLLWILGRFIAVVQGDFEEQSPVQSLTEIETRLPCRFKVEVGQVVVQVTWTKERADGTKDQIITVHHTAGQTEFGQYSGRVRFGSSEPTVDSSLIIMNTVESDEGRYNCHISTFPSGNFEQQLSLTVWTTPISSLDPVILVEGQSFRLAASCRSVARPPPILNWDTDLTGLSQNRSSVGGSVSTHFSLHPLRSMNGMRLDCLVRHRALKEPRRITNNLVVHYPPNAEISGFNHNWYAGLEGAALSCVSGGNPKPQSFTWTSISVMRRKGGDLPEGVTAGNGSLMFNRPLGLTDAGIYQCVAYNVVGTGKAEVEITVTEFPQKPVFFNSLLMIIVGGVAGGLLLIMVIIVISVTRHHKRKNKKLERELTVKKEEISTLSRQASFRRVNSVSTDARGQMEENIPLRVEGTLRTSLSSLGDPGRIRDSRSTLVGGGGLDYLGRPVLNNSSRRGRENRAMDREEENRLRVESYVRNSTMSLGTRLHLPIQPSPFPMEQSTKLLRSLNGSVIIPTEGGLHARNSPLSCSYPPVTDDEQEEGESVEGERGTSSRMSRLDQGRSEDQDNSSQISDAERGHNHHFQQNNGTLRPKPRPNGITSPHASLIHKAQIV
- the LOC139378957 gene encoding nectin-4-like isoform X2 — protein: MTSLLGGLTPLLWILGRFIAVVQGDFEEQSPVQSLTEIETRLPCRFKVEVGQVVVQVTWTKERADGTKDQIITVHHTAGQTEFGQYSGRVRFGSSEPTVDSSLIIMNTVESDEGRYNCHISTFPSGNFEQQLSLTVWTTPISSLDPVILVEGQSFRLAASCRSVARPPPILNWDTDLTGLSQNRSSVGGSVSTHFSLHPLRSMNGMRLDCLVRHRALKEPRRITNNLVVHYPPNAEISGFNHNWYAGLEGAALSCVSGGNPKPQSFTWTRKGGDLPEGVTAGNGSLMFNRPLGLTDAGIYQCVAYNVVGTGKAEVEITVTEFPQKPVFFNSLLMIIVGGVAGGLLLIMVIIVISVTRHHKRKNKKLERELTVKKEEISTLSRQASFRRVNSVSTDARGQMEENIPLRVEGTLRTSLSSLGDPGRIRDSRSTLVGGGGLDYLGRPVLNNSSRRGRENRAMDREEENRLRVESYVRNSTMSLGTRLHLPIQPSPFPMEQSTKLLRSLNGSVIIPTEGGLHARNSPLSCSYPPVTDDEQEEGESVEGERGTSSRMSRLDQGRSEDQDNSSQISDAERGHNHHFQQNNGTLRPKPRPNGITSPHASLIHKAQIV
- the LOC139378956 gene encoding oocyte zinc finger protein XlCOF6-like, with the translated sequence MWQPDPFHNELVSIMDELMMSFEDEIDKCMAVSVFSTQHSTGIVDAGKTGESKLEVKVQLKCVMKQFVTKTIIKINHLISKGTAALCSKICQSQSEVKSLKVKLLEMTDGKEIPEKTVGRTPQTLEEQEWTGLPYSPEFAEDLEVEVPTPIDEADKTTNCKETTIRVKTIEMKQCFISLAKLPSSLTKSNKQGPNTAKQEASRPTDREAESRPTDIQALSTDAQSLSGDSVLSTIPRREKKRTEAPMVAQSDGSKENADDDQWEEENANAGQTSSDESLHNRKPRPNRKQNKTTNTRKEYLCPDCGKVFKKLCNFKQHQRTHTGERPYCCELCGKCFPTAWKLRNHQLVVHRREKPLECPTCGKCFATKSYLDKHASVHSTEKPFRCLVCQKCFKSKNGLKEHTILHNSNSNSYACDKCPKTFVKLKYLKNHQLTHSGGGAHRCELCGKGFKSPSELKQHQASVHRGEKPFQCPTCGKCFGKKENLKIHTSVHSEERAFQCSQCRMCFKTKYTLSDHKKTHTDSKPYACGKCPMTFIRSRYLKMHQASHLTSKPLACSYCGKGFKGERERKRHERTHTEEPPYTCDECGKGFYKHESLKVHLALHTGEKPFACDYCGKTFALASYLKTHVAKFHSVTELHACGKCGKKYKDIIHFRSHMVQGC